In Trichomycterus rosablanca isolate fTriRos1 chromosome 2, fTriRos1.hap1, whole genome shotgun sequence, the genomic window caagagaaggtgggtcatgcagcaagacaacgaccctaagcacacaagtcgttctacaaagaatggttaaagaagaataaagttaatgttttggaatggccaagtcaaagtcctgaccttaatccaatcgaaatgttgtggaaggacctgaagtgagcagttaatgtgaggaaacccaccaacatcccagagtagaagctgttctgtacggaggaatgggctaaaattcctccgagccggtgtgcaggactgatcaacagttatcggaaacgtttagttgcagttattgctgcaaagggggtcacaccagatactgaaagcaaaggttcacatactcacaaatatgtaatattggatcattttcttcaataaataaatgaccaagtataatattttcatctgatgatgtttatgcagaaatatagaaaattctaaagggttcacaaactttcaagcaccactgtataccTCTGCCTGTGGTGCATCGCCCAGGGGCAACAGGGTGAGAACTCGTGGTGTATAATTACCTTAGCATAGATGAGCGCCTCGTCAACGTCTCCTCTACACGTAGCCATCGTTTTCCTAAAGGCCTAAAACACACAAAGTGTTCAGTCTAAACTGTTACAGCACAGAGGCTTCAATCACAATTCAGATCACGTGCTGAACATTTGGAAACCACCATGGATGGAGTCTTAATGGTGCTGCCAACCTGTCTGGTGCTTGACAGGCACACTTGACTATGTGAGTTGGAAGCGGAAACggtctttaaaaactccagcagcgctgctgtgtctgatccagtcatataagcacaacacacactaacacaccaccaccatgtcagtgtcactgcagtgctgagaatgatccaccacctaaataatacctgctctgtggtggacttgtgggggtcctgaccattgaagaacagggtgaaaagcatgcagagaaacagatggactacagtcagtaattgtagaactacaaagtgcttctatatggtaagtggagctgatgaaatggacactTGACTATGTGAGTTAGAAGCGGTTCAGTAGTTCTGCTTTACTTCCTTTATTGTATTTCTGCCTTTCCCTTAgccgtatccaattccccagctGTATCCCCTCGACATGTGTAGTAGCCACTCACTTCATTTAACTGCCCAAGGCAGGTTCACACAGAGATCAGTATCTCATACAGAGAGTCAGGCACTGCTCTCCGTTTTTCatcatctctgtgcagtgccaCGACCAGCCTGCAGAGGCCGCTATTgcagcagcagcaatgaggaattcTCTGGCCTGCCCAGCCTCAGACACacagggtctgtctaaaaacccaGTAGAcgtattttacatcatcctacgctccagagaagagggcgtgtctaagttcttagatcccttaaatgctcctactgaggtgccttaattctgagtgataatctgactgaataacgagggagcgtccgacacttcctcagcgctgaaggcaatcccagcattcagtgcggcacaacttttctcacaatgacaaacatggcggacggactcggagcaaccaacagagttcttttcaaatgtaaatgaattctaattgatgtttaatgtgtataaaggtaGAATTAGacgagtgtcatttatttgtaaattcaggctcgtcagggacagtttaaccgttttcagtacacagagggagacgttagctggcgtgctagcgggttgtgccgccacAGCCGTTCGGTCTGAAtgtcctgaggctaactgtgttagcttagtaagtaaaAATACTCACGTGTGCGGTGATGCTTCCCGCCTGCTTCATCAGCTCCACCTCGGCGGGACTCTTGATGGCCCGGAGCGAGTGTGTGAGCGGCCGGAGAGGGCGCACCGAGGCCTGTCCCTCCAGCAGGGGGCGCACGTGGTTCTGATGCAGCCGAGGGTGGGAGGGCTGAGAGGTGTCGTACCAAACCGTCGAtcctgacaaaataaaaaaacgacCTTttcattatacaccgatcagccataacattaaaaccacctccttgtttctacactcactgtccattttatcagctccacttaccatatagaagcactttgtagttctacaattactgactgtagtccatctgtttctctacatgctttgttagcctgctttcaccctgttcttaaatggtcaggacccccacaggacccccacagagcaggtattatttaggtggtggatcattctcagtactgcagtgacactgacatggtggtggtgtgttagtgtgtgttgtgctggtatgagtggatcagacacagcagcgctgctggagtttttaaacacctcactgtcactgctggactgagaatagtccaccaaccaaaaatatccagccaacagcgccccgtgggcagcgtcctgtgaccactgatgaaggactagaagatgaccaactcaaacagcagcaatagatgagcgatcgtctctggctttacatctacagggtggaccagctaggtaggagtgtctaatagagtggacagtgagtggacacggtattgaaaaactccagcagcgctgctgtgtctgatccactcataccagcacaacacacactaacacaccaccaccatgtcagtgtcactgctgtgctgagaattatccatcacttaaataatatctgctctgtgggggtcctgtgggggtcctgaccattgaagaacagagtgaaagtaggttaaaaaggtatgtagagaaacagtcagtaattgtagaactacaaagtgcttctatattgtaagcggagctgatctccattatccccagcAAAGggtgtaactgcagcagttatgagaaatccctaTCGCTGTCCGTGTAGGCGCCCCacctgccagtagcagagctgaaccAGAGATGTCAGAGCTCTGGTGCGCCACCCGAGTGCTCCAATTGGATTTTAAAACATGACTgctggcactgatgttggcaATTTGGCACTGATACTGGCAGtaagacctggctcacaatctgCATTCTGATTCATCTCAAAGCTGTTGGAAGTTGAAGTCGGGCTGTGTGCAGGCTTTCATGCCATCTCACCAAGCCATTTATCaagttaataaaacaaaaaagggcattccccaaactgttggaaCAAAGCTGGAAGCACACGGTTCCCCAGCATGTCAGTGTATACTGAGGGAGACATTTCCTTTTTTAACTAGctcttgatgatgatgatacaccctccaccaaacttcacAGGTGGTACGATGGTAGCGTGCTGTAGCGCTCTCCAACCAGATTTGTCAGTCGGGCTGGCAGAGAACTTGTTTCAGTGCTTCAGGGTCCAAGAGAAGTGTGCTTTACACTGCTCTGTTATGTGCATGTTGATCTTAGACTCTATTATGACTTTTAGTTCATTCTATAGCTAGTGCGTGGCTGTACGTCTTACTATAATggtcgtccacatacttttgaccacgcTACCATGctgtttgtgtattttactCTGTTTGTTTACCTTTGACACCACTGAGAACGGTCCCGAGCTCCTCGATGCTGTGGACGTTCTCGATGCCGGTCAGAGCCGCCGCCCCGTCTCGTCCCGACCTGGGACCGTCCCATAATTCCCGCGCGGGGTCTCTGGGCGGGACGAACAGCAGGACGCGGTCGGGTCTGGGCGAGCCGAACATGACCAGGGCGCAGTCGGGCTCCAGCACGCCGGTCAGGTACAGGAAGTCCTGGTTCTGGTGGAAGGGGTAGGGGATGTCATTGGTCATGTAGCGCACCGGGTGAGACAGGACGATGAGGACGTGGGACGAGTCGGGGACGCGAGACTCCACCACGGACGCCAGACGCTGCCGACGCAGCTCGTACTCCGTCTGAGTCAGACCGGGAGTCACTtcacctgagagagagagagtcgggTTTAGTTAGCTAGTTCTAGTTAACCAATCTAGTgagacaggacagacagacagacaagtggACGACCAGACTGATAATTAAACGTTATGTAGATACGACATAGGATGATTGGAACACATGGACACACAATGGAATGACACATAGACTTGATATAATGATAGATGATGAgaggacagacagatggacagatgggTAAATGGATGAATTAACTGACTAATGGCTGGATGAATCAATAGATAAATTAACAGATTAgtggatgaatgggtgaatagttggatggatggatgaatgaacacaatgacggatggatggatcaatCAGTAGATGAGTTGATAAGACAACTGGATGGAAATgaacagagagaaagacagatggGTGAATAGATGAACTGCTGGTTGGATGAATCAATAGATGGATTAATTGACAGGtcaatggatggatgagtgaatatgttggATGAATCAATAGATGGATTAAATTACAtgtgaatgtatggatgaatgaACAGACTGACTGTTGGTTGGATGAATCAACTGGTGACTAAATTAACAAatcagtggatggatgagtgaatgtaCACAATGACAGTTAgatgtagggctgggcgatatggatcaaaagtaatatctcgatatttttagctgaatggcgatatatgatatatatgtggacatactgtatgtatgtgtatataagtatatatactgtaagtatatgcgtgtatactgttttatatgtatatgtatgtatatgtatagattagtatttgtgtatttattatttatcacatctgtatagcattatgtagcattatgttctgcactacttgtcactttactttacacacttgttcactttaaattgccctttgtaattatattgttaattcttctaatgttcactttactttaaattgctctttttaattatattgttaattgttCTAATGTTTCTAGattcttacttttaaaaacattctatattttttgtataatatatatttgtaactattttgtagtttttgtaattactgtggcggagcagtcactaaagcatttcactgccagttgtactgtgtatgaccatgtatgtgacaaataaaccttgatttgatatatctcgatatttttagcTGAACcacgatatacgatatatatctcgatattttttcatcccataaggtaataacaaaaagacacttctgagacaaagctacatgttccaaattttataatagcttcacacaagaacaatttttccttaaaaaaaaaaaaaaagaaaaaaaaaaaagagctattcttgTTGTTTTATAACGTATCacctgttgtgtaatgtgaattaagaatgttaagtgcactatagggcgcagggagcgagtgtgtagggaagatatcaGAACTTATCGTCTCCAGCTGTGCtcatgttcttctgttgttttgcactgagcttgtatgacattaaaagtagcATTTTCGTTAAACCCccccctcacatgtttggacttttgtttgttattttacatcaccgtcgctacaacattaacatttacattaatattttttttttttttaccgtatagaactcagttctctaatccaggcagaactaatcgttcatgttactgtgtaactattacaatatataatgcattttaatcagcgttctgcttcatgcactttattattatttaacagctttatttgttgtttaattgctgtttgctccttgtttactgtaGATTTcgttcatgcaattttatttatgtttggttgtttattggccgacaacaagaaatactataatacaagataaataaataaatgacgtgttgGACGTCGGgtgatcatccagtataaactaacacgaccaggtacaacatccagtacagaaatcactcccctaatgtttgttttttacagatagagcaaatatctgcacatcacatatacaaacacaagagtcagaacaacaggagacgcaccgttacgttattattactgtttataacacTTGTGCATGATTTACACCGtttatatatgaagtaaatacgtgcatgtcagcgcctGCATGCGCTTGTATGTATTTCTGTTTTCCAATATTGGTTATTGAAatgaataacgactcgttttcttgttgatcaactttgggatttgaagtgaaaaacgaatgaaggtacacggagctggaaccttttgtctggacttgttttcagcattctctacagaatacattattctgctgctcatctgacactttgaatccgaaccatctccaaataactgagccattattattctttttactaaccGGCTCCTtcaccgtctccatgctatcacctgagttttacttacagaaatgtgttctgagggcagaaagaattggcggtggggagggaggggcgagttgtgttcagtgagggagaggggcggggcagtgagggagagagttgtgttcagtgagggagagaggcggggcaggtgaacatgtgcagagaaaaaactgggagaagagaaagacaaactgtcggatctaattggaacgcaacatctacagaggttggacaaaataactgaaacacctggttttagaccacaataatttattagtatggtgtagggcctccttttgcggccagtacagcgtcaattcgtcttggaaatgacatatacaagtcctgcacagtggtcagagggattttaagccattcttcttgcaggatagtggccaggtcactacgtgatgctggtggaggaaaacgtttcctgactcgcttctccaaaacaccccaaagtggctcaataatatttagatctggtgactgtgcaggccatgggagatgttcaacttcactttcatgttcatcaaaccaatctttcaccagtcttgctgtgtgtattggtgcattgtcatcctgatacacggcaccgccattggatgcacatggtcctccagaatggttcggtagtccttggcagtgacgcgcccatctagcacaagtattgggccaagggaatgccatgatatggcagcccaaaccatcactgatccacccccatgcttcactctgggcatgcaacagtctgggtggtacgcttctttggggcttctccacaccgtaactctcccggatgtggggaaaacagtaaaggtggactcatcagagaacaatacatgtttcacattgtccacagcccaagatttgcgctccttgcaccattgaaaccgacgtttggcattggcacgagtgaccaaaggtttggctatagcagcccggccgtgtatattgaccctgtggagctcccgacggacagttctggtggaaacaggagagttgatgtgcacatttaattctgccgtgatttgggcagccgtggttttatgttttttggatacaatccgggttagcacccgaacatccctttcagacagcttcctcttgcgtccacagttaatcctgttggatgtggtttgtccttcttggtggtatgctgacattaccctggataccgtggctcttgatacatcacaaagacttgctgtcttggtcacagatgcgccagcaagacgtgcaccaacaatttgtcctcttttgaactctggtatgtcacccataatgttgtgtgcattgcaatattttgagcaaaactgtgctcttaccctgctaattgaaccttcacactctgctcttactggtgcaatgtgcaattaatgaagattggccaccagactggtccaatttagccatgaaacctcccacactaaaatgacaggtgtttcagttattttgtccaacccctgtatatcgatatacgcgatattgtcttatcttatatcgtgtatgaaaatatatcgatattttataaaatttcgatatatcgcccagccctagttagatgtatgaataaatgatagatggataggcagatgaattgatagacaaatggatggatggtaaatGAACAGAGAGAAGAAAAGACAGATGGGTGaaaagatgaatggatggatcaaTAGATGAATAAACTGACAGatcagtggatggatgagtgaatagAAGGACtgatagataaatgaatgaacacaaTAATAGTTGGATGAATCAGTCAgcagatggataaataaatgatggagcgattggatggagggatggatcaATAGATGAATTGATAGACGTTGATGAAAGGGTGGATGAATGAACAGAGAGAAGGACAAACAGATGAATTGATTggtaaacaaatgaatgaataaataaactcacGTTTTGGTtggatgaattaataaatgaatacatttacagatcgatggatgaatgtatagattgACTGATGAATCAGTAGATGGATAAAATGACAGATCAATGGATAGATGggtaaataaatggatgaatgaatgaacactttgaatgaattaaatagtTGGATGGATCAATCAACTATTGGAGGGAAAGAGCgttggatggagggatggatagagagatgaattgatagatgaatgaatggatgaacagaGAGAAGGACAGACaggtgaatagatggatggactgacTTTTAATTAGATTAATCAACAGATCAATGGCTGAATATGTGAATAGatgtatgtaataataatataatataataataataataatgatgtgtgtgtgtgtgtgtgtttctcaccAGCTTTGACcagatgtgggtgtgtgtagggACTCGGCTGTCCCAGGTAGCGCTGAGGTATTTTCTCGCTCTTCCATCCTCCTGGTTTGACCCACACACTCCTGcgtacacacttaaacacacctgcacacacaacagagccttcattcactcattcatcttcaccaaatgctttatcctggtcagggtggcagTGGGTCTGGTACAAACCAAttacagaacatcacacactcATCTATACATTTAATTACTTTCAGGgcagtttagagcagccaatccacctactgcaagAAAATGCCAAACCCAGGTCTCCTGGAGTCAAGTTGCTGCGCAGCACCGACTCCACCAAATGCACCAGTGATGTCACAACCAACCTGGATTCTGGAACATGCTATTGGGATTCACTTCCATGCATCTAGCTTTAGTGAGGTGGGTCAGTGGCAGTTGATGCCGATTTGTTCCAGTCATTAGTTAGAAGCTGTGGGAACATGGGTGATACTgtgcacagtcaagcaagctttaaatgCTGCCGTGCATGAGAaaatttacatgtaataaattCCTTTGAGATTAATTAactatgtaagtaagtaagtatttACTTACCTCTCTAATCACCTACCTACCTCTCTATCTACCtacataccacctacctactcctacctatctacctacctctatctacctacctactccTACTTCTCCAACACCTACCtctctatctacctacctacctactccTACCTCTCCAACTACCTACCtctctatctacctacctacctctccatctacctacctacctacctctccatccacctacctacctctCCATCCACCTACTGTACCTACCcctctatctacctacctacctactccTACCTCTCCAACTACCTACCtttctatctacctacctactccTACCTCTCcaactacctacctacctacttctctatctacctacctctctatctacctacctacctacagtgggggaaataagtatttgatcccctgctgattttgtaagtttacccccttacaaagacttgaacagtctataatttttatggaaggtttattttaacagagagagacagaatatcaacaaaaaatccagaaaaaaaacattaaataaaagttataaattaatttgtatttaattaagggaaataagtatttgatcccctaccaaccagcaacaattctgacccccacagactggttatgtgcccatgaggcacacaaattagttctgtccctgtataaaagactcctgtcacagaatcagtttcttccgttcaaatctctcgaccaccatgggcaagaccaaagagctatcaaaggacgtcagggacaagattgtagacctgcacaaggctggaatgggctacaagaccatcagcaagaagcttggtgagaaagagaccactgttggtgcgatcattcgaaaatggaagaaatacaagatcacagtcaatcgccctcactctggagctccatgcaagatctcacctggtggggtaagaatgattctgagaaaggtgaggtcagtccagaattacacgggaggagcttgtcaatgatctcaagggagctgggagcagagaaatgctggatatgaccccaagaacaccatccccactgggcatttctctgcctccaaacacggcgagtggagttgatgccaaagagctcaattttggtctcatctgaccatatcacattctcccaagctttctctgaatcattcaggtgttcattggcaaacttcagacgggtttgtacatgagccttcttgagcagagggactttgcgggcactgcaggatctcaatccattacggcgaagtgtgttactaatggttttcttggtgactgtgctcccagctcccttgagatcattgacaagctcctcctgtgtaattctgggctgacctcacctttctcagaatcattcttaccccaccaggtgagatcttgcatggagctccagagtgagggtgattgactgtgatcttgtatttcttccattttcgaatgattgcaccaacagtggtctctttctcaccaagcttcttgctgatggtcttgtagcccattccagccttgtgcaggtctacaatcttgtccctgacgtcctttgatagctctttggtcttgcccatggtggtcgagagatttgaacggaagaaactgattctgtgacaggagtcttttatacagggacaggactaatttgtgtgcctcatgggcacataaccggtctgtgggggtcagaattcttgctggttggtaggggatcaaatacttatttcacttaattaaatataaattaatttataactttttttctggattgtttgttgatattctgtctctctctgttaaaataaaccttccataaaaattatagactgttcaagtctttgtaaaatCAGCAGAAAATCACAaaatctctctatctctctatctctctgcctgcctgcctacccaactgtctttttaccgctttccttgcgattagatatcatgaagtaatatttttgttcataattcaatgtaaaaaggtaaactgtcattgtatattcattacatgtgtttcaagcttttttttttatttcatatgataatgtgagattctggatttttactatataagctataagctatactgattaaaagtgaaaccaaagagttagaaatgtcagttttcatgtaattaattaaaaatatgaccgcttacctcttgatgaggtgacatgaaatgaaataatgacatgaacttttcatgatattctgattacctgaagtgcactagtgtactgcacatcttgtcttatttgtatcttaatgtatgtttctaatatatactgtatataatatatgtatataataagaccttttctcgtccagaccgctattgagaaggactagacatttatgacttgggtaatgtttgtaaatccaatttccaacgacagcaacacgagttccttaagttttccacaaacagaatttattttaactttcttcttacattgacttatccgttaatccaagtttcttataaaaactcactatgttcgcaattggcgtataacaaacaaaactacgatcataaatctgttgctccacgtcctctttctttcagtgtatttgataaatattgtcggtatatagagtcagtacaattctgtctctatctatctatcatatatctatctgtctctctctctatctatctatcatctacctacctacctctctacctacctacctacctctctgtctgtctgtctgtctgtctatctatctacctacctctctacctgtctgtctatctatctatctatcacctacctctctacctgtctgtctgtctgtctgtctgtttatctatctatcacctaccttcctccctccctacctacctgtctgtctatccgtccgtctatctatctatctatcatctacctacctacctacctacctctctatctatctatctatctacctgtctgtctatctatctatcacctacctctctacctgtctgtctgtctgtctgtctgtttatctatctatcacctaccttcctccctccctacctacctgtctgtctatccgtccgtctatctatctatctatcatctacctacctacctacctacctacctctctatctatctatctatctatctatctatctatctatctatctatctatctatctatcatatatctgtctgtccgtccgtccctctctatctacctacctctctctcactctctatctctgtctgtctgtctgtatgtctgtctgtctgtctacctacctacctacctacctatcatctacctacctacctctctgtctgtctgtctgtctatctacctacctgtctgtctgtctgtctgtctgtctgtctgtctgtctgtctgtctgtctgtctatctatctatctatctatctatatatatatctatatatctatatatatatatatctatatatatatctatatatatatatatatatatatatacagtgtatcacaaaagtgagtacacccctcacatttctgcagatatttaagtatatcttttcatggaacaacactgacaaaatgacactttgacacaatgaaaagtagtctgtgtgcagcttatataacagtgtaaatttattcttccctcaaaataactcaatatacagccattaatgtctaaaccaccggcaacaaaagtgagtacacccctaagagactacacccctaaatgtccaaattgagcactgcttgtcattttccctccaaaatgtcatgtgatttgttagtgttactaggtctcaggtgtgcatagggagcaggtgtgttcaatttagtagtacagctctcacactctctcatactggtcactgaaagttccaacatggcacctcatggcaaagaactctctgaggatcttaaaagacgaattgttgcgctacatgaagatggccaaggctacaagaagattgccaacaccctgaaactgagctgcagcacagtggccaagatcatccagcgttttaaaagagcagggtccactcagaacagacctcgcgttggtcgtccaaagaagctgagtgcacgtgctcagcgtcacatccaactgctgtctttgaaagataggcgcaggagtgctgtcagcattgctgcagagattgaaaaggtggggggtcagcctgtcagtgctcagaccatacgccgcacactacatcaaattagtctgcatggctttcaccccagaaggaagcctcttctgaagtctctacacaagaaagcccgcaaacagtttgctgaagacatgtcaacaaaggacatggattactggaaccatgtcctatggtctgatgagaccaagattcatttatttggttcagatggtctcaagcatgtgtggcggcaatcaggtgaggagtacaaagataagtgtgtcatgcctacagtcaagcatggtggtgggaatgccatggtctggggctgcatgagtgcagcaggtgttggggagttacatttcattgagggacacatgaactccaatatgtactgtgaaatactgaagcagagcatgatcccctccctccggaaactgggtcgcagggcagtgttccagcatgataatgaccccaaacacacctctaagacgaccactgctttattgaagaggctgagggtaaaggtgatggactggccaagcatgtctccagacctaaacccaatagaacatctttggggcatcctcaagcggaaggtggaggagcgca contains:
- the xpnpep3 gene encoding xaa-Pro aminopeptidase 3 isoform X2 is translated as MLPCCSVLLRCSARCVSDLRSGVFKCVRRSVWVKPGGWKSEKIPQRYLGQPSPYTHPHLVKAGEVTPGLTQTEYELRRQRLASVVESRVPDSSHVLIVLSHPVRYMTNDIPYPFHQNQDFLYLTGVLEPDCALVMFGSPRPDRVLLFVPPRDPARELWDGPRSGRDGAAALTGIENVHSIEELGTVLSGVKGSTVWYDTSQPSHPRLHQNHVRPLLEGQASVRPLRPLTHSLRAIKSPAEVELMKQAGSITAHAFRKTMATCRGDVDEALIYAKFDFECRAHGANFLAYPPVVAGGNRANTLHYISNNQVIKDGEMVLLDGGCEYFGYVSDVTRTWPVNGKLPGGSVHTTWVIIWAWTFTTPRICLALSLCSLGWSSPSNPVCTSARRTNRVRSGSGASACASRTTW
- the xpnpep3 gene encoding xaa-Pro aminopeptidase 3 isoform X1, whose translation is MLPCCSVLLRCSARCVSDLRSGVFKCVRRSVWVKPGGWKSEKIPQRYLGQPSPYTHPHLVKAGEVTPGLTQTEYELRRQRLASVVESRVPDSSHVLIVLSHPVRYMTNDIPYPFHQNQDFLYLTGVLEPDCALVMFGSPRPDRVLLFVPPRDPARELWDGPRSGRDGAAALTGIENVHSIEELGTVLSGVKGSTVWYDTSQPSHPRLHQNHVRPLLEGQASVRPLRPLTHSLRAIKSPAEVELMKQAGSITAHAFRKTMATCRGDVDEALIYAKFDFECRAHGANFLAYPPVVAGGNRANTLHYISNNQVIKDGEMVLLDGGCEYFGYVSDVTRTWPVNGKFTEVQREVYEAVLEVQLACLSLCAPGVSLDHIYSTMLTLLAKQLRRLRVVPPDANDADAVRAARRFCPHHVGHYLGMDVHDTPDLSRSQPLQPGMVITVEPGLYFSQEDESCPERFRGLGVRIEDDVVIQERGGPLVLSSLTPKTVCDVERACTRQG